DNA from Strix aluco isolate bStrAlu1 chromosome 11, bStrAlu1.hap1, whole genome shotgun sequence:
GGTGGTGACAGTGGTGCCCTCAGAATGGTCTTGTTCTTTTTTGCAGGACACTGAAAAGTTGGAGTTATGTGATTAAATATCTTGTCACAAAAAGTGTTCCAGTTATCTCTGCTTGTCTCTACACGGGTTAGAGCACGGCCCTTTCCATTAGCGCTACTTGGACCTTCAGGCTTTGGAAACACCCCACGGGACCCTCGTGCCTTAACTCAGCGTTTCAGGGCCTCCAGTTATTGTGCTGTgtctgtctttctgaaatttgCCACTTTTCCCACAGGCTGTGACATGAAAAGGCCAAAgataaataaagagaaataagtacttgaacaagttcttcttttccctcttctaaCCGCTATGATGAGattgataaaatatttgttttcacagtAAGTAAGAGTGCCTTTTCTAGTGTCTTGCCTCCACCAAGATTTCCCGTGACATTTTCCAAATGACTTCCCTGTAGCGGGTGGCTGGTGACTGCTGCTCGTGGTCTGGAGTGGGGTGCAGAGGAGAAAGGGTTACCTGGTGGAGGCCGGGATGACCACACTGATTTCAGGGTATGGACAGCTACTGACTGGCCTCATGTCAATGAAGTGGAGAGCAGCTGGGAGCAAGTTATTAACTACATCCTCCTGTGGGCTCACCTCCAGGAGAAAATGTTATTCCAATGTACAGCGTAAGGAAGTACAAAAGATATACATTCATAGAGACAAAGGGCAAACTAGGAAAACGTTCCATTGTGCTTTTTATCAAGACGGTTAACCCCATCAGCTACTGCAAGTAAGTGAAGGGATAAGACTATCCAAACAGTCCCAAAGGGCTCCTTTGCCTTGTAGCATCTCCCAAACTGTGGGCTGTATCTCTGATGACTGCAATCACCAGGAAGCACACAGAGAAATTGCTAGAACTCTTTGCTGTAATGAACGTTCTTATAATGGCTTCAAATTGTACGAAATTTGAAATGATTCTGTGGCTTGAATTGCATGGTGCACTTCATGAATTTTCAGGAGCAGTAAAAACTGAGAGTACTAATGAAACTGTAATCTAGGGAACctgttctatttttcttttttttaatatctgcagATACAAAAAATGAGCAGGCTAAGCACTGTGTTTCATCTTCTTACACTTCCGACCTCCtctcagtacaggctgggggattaGAGAAGTGGCAAGAAGCACCTTGGGAAGGGTGGAGTAAAGCTAGCAACTCTACTTTACAACAGGATCTCCACAGGGGGTAACTGCATAATATCCAAACACTTGCAGAACTCCACAGGAAAACATGGAGCAGTATGACTGCTACTAACTGGTGTTGGTGTTTTGCTGTccgaaagagagaggagagagctgATGAAGATGCTGCTGGAGCAGTGGAGGACCTACAGCTATACAGACAGGTCAATCCATAAAAGAATCAGTGACGTGAGTAAGAGCAGTTTGGGGATTTCCACCAATACATCAAGGCAGCATAGCCAGGAACAAGTGCATATGAAGCACAATATGAATAAACTCTTTGGGGAGTTAATCTATCTTGTTCCAAAAAGGATTGCTTATTGAGACCTGCTGTGCTAATTAAATTGACTTAAGAACAGGTTATCATAGACACCAGACACTTTAGGGAGAGTTAATAACAGTTATTCTAATGTAACATTCCTGTAGACAAGACCTTTATTTGATAAAGGAGCTGCAGTATGGAAAGGAAAACAGCCAAGGACACATCAGGATGAACAATAAATTAAAAGgcattaaagaaattaataagaaATTAGCAGAGTCGAGGACAGCACTTACATTACTGGGAGTTGTGGCTATTGTGGACTCATAATTGCTGCTTGATGCATGTTTCAGGGGAGAGGCTTGTAATTACATTGATTCTTTAAGTTATTACTTAGGATTTGACTAGTCGCAGCTACACGAATCCAAAGTGTATCTGGGTTTCTTCACAGCACATTTTGGGAAGTTTGGCTATGTGAACTTTACTATACAGCATCCATAACCTCTGTAGTAATTAAAAGTAAACTAAACAAATAGTTGACAAACTCAAAGCAAACAATAGTTCAATGCACTTGCTCCTGTTAAGAGGTCAAGAGGAGCAGCAAGCACAAAAGCAGTGAATTTTTACCTCTTCAGAGCACCTACCACACTCCTTTGATGCCAACTGAAACTCAGACTACATGCCCAGGGCCCCAGCTAGAGTGTAGGTCTGCAGGTTGAACCAGACAAGACTGAGAAAATACTGCCCTGTACATTTTAGCCATGAAAGATGCTCTCAGCAGCTTTCACCAGGGTTAAAGACAGAGACCTCCTGGGGAAATCATTGACCCGACCAGATCCATTTAAGTGAAGAAACGAGATAAGGACAAAGATTTTGAACAAATTCACCTCAGTATATGGTTTTGTTGTTTAAGATTAAATTGAATAACCCTCTTACCCCACCAATTTTGCTGAATGTTACTGTTGGTAATTAATGAGGCTGATTATTACTTTTCAGTACTTTTGCTTTGTATAATTATGTTTGAATACCAAACTCAGTGCCCTTTCTTACAATAAAGCAACGCTTTTAACATCCCGCCACATCTGTTGAACGGCTAGTCCTTAGTTATATTGTAATTTAAAAGAAGATGATACTTACATTTTGCATATTATAGCAATGAGCAGGAATGTGCAGCATGTGGACACACAGAGCACAGCAAGAATCCAGGCTACGGGATTCTCCAGTTTGTTTTGTCctgaatttcaagaaaaaaataaatattttagtgcaGATCATTTTATACACACTCTTACAAAAGATTTCATCAGATGTTTTACGTGATTATATTCAGATCACAAATTAACGTGTAAATGATGAAAACTTGCTATCTAGAAgtagaaacaaaatgcaaagcttAAGGAACAATATCTATGAAACTGACTTTCTAATTTCAACAataaatttctttcattttgacgTGAAGGAGAGAACAAGCCAAGAAACATGAAGAGCCAGGCCCACCAGAAGAATGATATGGTCTGTTAGCTGCCATCCTGAGACACACAATGCCACACAGCGAGCGCACGACTAGTACTCGGCAAAGACTCTGTTTGCTAATAATCTCAGGCACAAGTTGTTTGTTTCCCATTAAACCATTCTTAATTTCTGTTAATCCTTTCTAGACAGGAAATGGATTTCTCTGGCTTCCTAAATTTGCCTGTAAAAAAGACATCGAAAGCCCTCATTTTTCTTGTGAGCTGGTTGCTGATACATTTCCTGAGGAAGAGTTTCTCTACTGCCTCTGCCTGTGAGCAGCCACAGGTATTTCTATCAAGGTcaatgtttctgttttgaaaaggcaTTGCTCAGTGACCACAACCATTATTTTGTGTCACATTATGCCATATAACAAACACATTTACATTGAACTGTGTTTTCAAAAGGCTGCCAAGTCCGTGTGTGCTTACGATAACTACCTGTCCTATGCATCAAGGTGTCAGCACTGCCATTACCAGGTAATTGAAAGGACATAAGTCGGCCAGCAGCAGGAGTGTTGGGTTCATTGGTGCTGTAGACGAAATGGTATTCAATTGTGGCTAGATTTGTTTCTGAGAAATGAGGAGCTCAGCCTGCTGTCTCTGCTGAGGGCTGTGGTTGCAGGGCAGTCCCTGAGAGCAGCGCATGGATGATACCATGAGCCAGCCTGTGTAACCCGTCCTGTGCCTCCGTATCACCCAGACGGGGGTACACAGTCAGCCTCGCAATTGCAAATGGGTTAGGATGGTTTATTTTGCCTGCAGGGTTAccacttttatttaaagaaaataagatttagGATGCAACTTTCCATGGGTTATGCTTCATGTAAGTCTTGAGGATGACTGGGGCAGCAAACTGTGGAAAATGGTTAAGTCCCATAAACCAATTTTAAGTCTCCCAGTGTGACATCTGGGAAGTGCCTCTGTTTTCCAAGCCAAAAATGGAAGGGTCCTAAGTCTCTTTCATCTTTTGTCAGTTGGCAATGGCCTCAAAAAGGCATGATCAGGCCACACTAAGTCTCACTGCAACTCAGAGTAAGGTGGGGGACATGCAGCAATGGCAGAGGCTGTGCTGTGGCTCTGAGGACCTGCCCTGGGCGCTTCTCCTCGGGCTTCTCTCCGAGGTGCCCGGAGGTACTGGGCCACACCACAGAACCAGCACGAGCCCATGCACCTGCCTGGTGAGAGGTGTCCACGTCCTACATGAAACAGAGGGAACAGATGACACTTCCTCAGAGCCACAGAGCAAGTTAACAGCAATGCTAATGGGACTGGCTGAAGTTTGTACCAAAATCCTGCGACCTACGCAGTAACCCGTATTGTGTCAGTGAACTGCAACAAGCCTctaaaaattgctttttataagaaaaactgaagtaattGGACCTATCCTTGGATAGTTTTGAGATTTAAGTAAATTTTTATggaagactgattttttttctttttaatcaccaGAATGAATTTTCCATATTTGATACGTGCAGTGCACAAGTAGAGGTGCCCATAACGGTGATGTTTCCAGGTTCCTCAGTCATCATCACACTGTGCAGCAGAGACAGCTCCAAAAGTGCTCTGGCTGACATAGGGAGGCCCTCCAATCTTTCAGCCTTGCTGGGAAAGCAGAATCAGAACAGGACAAATGTGCTGTGAGGTACATCTCAGCCCCAAACTTGACCTGTGGATCTTTTAAGCTGTGAACCCTGGCAGTGGCTGTTCACATGTACCTGCAGCTTCAAAGATTTGATTCATATTGGGCTGCTGTGTGTAGTTAATGAAGGTGTCCAGCCCACTCAGCTGCACTGATGATTTTTTACCTAGTTTTGTTTGACCGCAATGCTTCTAAACAACCTTTTAGAGACAGATGGTATCAAGGTGCACTTTTACAATGCTGCTTTGGCAGCGTATGCCTGCATTTCACAGGGTTTGATCACCACTGCCCAAGGAAAGGATCCAGAACTGTGTTTCAGCTTTTAACAGCTAGAGGATTGCTGCTACAGGATGGACAGTCTAGGCCAGTGTTTTTCTCAAGAACTGGTCACAGAAGAGGTCTACTGGTCTTAAAGTTGGTCTCATCAGAATATTTCCCAGATGAGTGCATGAGGCTAAATAAACAAACCCAGCTTTCTTAATTAATGAGATGTTGGTCAGCCCCATTCTGCCCTGGATGAGTGGTTGGGTTGCTGAGCTTCTTTTCCCAAGGGCTTTCCAGTGCCATGGAGCCAGGTGGGAAGGTCAAGGGAACGTGTTAGAGTGAGGAGGCAAAACATCAGCAGATTTGCATTCACTAGCAAATAGATATGAAGGAAAAGTACAGTAAACAGGAGAGTgtgaaggtcttttttttttttttaagtgaaaaccaGGAAGTTAAGAAACTCAAAAGATAAGAGCAAAGGAGGATGTCTAAGAAGAAACAGTTGATAACGTGCTGTGATAAAGAAACTGTTATTTCCAGAAAAACATGTTCAGCAAGCAGGAAATACAGAACAAAGTGGGGCAAATTAACATGTTCCAAAGATGCTAAAaccatgctcttttttttcccctcaacattTAAGAGTTCAGATAGCTTCCATAAAGTAATAGTTGACATTATCACTCACATTAAATTCCAGCACAAATATCACAATGCATGCCAGGGAAACACATGTGAAAACTAAAGAAGTAATGCAATTAAAAGGCCTTACCTAGAATTTAAGCCTTAAGCTAGTTTGAAGCAGTCTCTGAAAACATAagcatgtgaaaaacaaaaactgtCTAAAAAATTCCTCCATATATCCGAAAGATTGCTTGggagaattttttcatttttaatggaacACCGATTTAACTCCCCTTGGCATTAACAAGTCAGTTTCTTCCTTCAAATACCTATTTTTCTGGCTTCTATTAAAATTACTTGGTGTTGTGCATGCTTATGATTAGGCAGCATTTGATTTCCAGAAACGTAATAATATTCATTACAAGACAGAAGCATGTCATTCTTACCAACATAAATAATTTCACTCCAGTCACTCCAAAATCCTCTCATACAACATATGTGATGATTCGCTCTTATTTGTATGGAATACCTGCTGGTAACATCAATCCGTAATCTGAAGTCGTTTGAGGATATTTTCAGTATCTGTTAGGAAAACAATATTGTAGTTGTAGATTACTTAAGACTAAGCaattcagaaaacaaactttaatcatgtttatctttttattttttaaaaactcatttacTAGAGTAACTGTGAGCATCTGGCCTTGCTTTTGAAGTAAGATCTCTATTTCAATAGGTGTCATTTCTCTCATAATACACCAATATTTCAAGCCACATTCTTGAAATATGCCTCATTTTTGCATTCTTCCTTAAGACACTTAGTGCTGGATTTTCAGGATTATCCATCCTCCTATTGTTCTGAACCCAGATGCATAAAACTGAATAACTCCCAATTTTCGTCCTTCTGTTTTCCTAGGTCACTTGGGGATAGTTTGTTGCAAACATAAATGACAtccagaaaaagaggaaaaatacgaAAAATTGATGAGACACTGATTTTGCTGAACCCTAGTCACAAATGGGACACAAGTTTCACCAAAAGTCCAGTTTCAAAAATGTACTAATAGAAGGTTTTATCTTAAATCTTTTAATGTTTGTAACATATCTATGAATATGAAGACTTTTTCAGCAGGTTGCATAAAGGCAAATTCTAGCTATATAGGACAGTCAGCTCAGAGACAGGAATACTGTGCAATTCTTGGGCATCAGAGAAGCAATTACCTGCTTGTTACCTGACTTCAAGTTGAAGAGGTAAAATTCGTACTCAAAACATTctttaggaaaaggagaaattggCTTCTCCCATGTGGCCAGGAGATCGTTTTGCTCTAAGAATACAGTGACATTTCTGGGAACATTCACTTTCTCTACGAAAAGAAAACTGTACTGGTAAGTTATTTATAGAGCAAAGTTTAAATACTAACAATCAGAGCATTTTACAACCTGATAGTGTTTCCAAGCGGGACCTATAATCCTTGACTTTATTACACATATTGGACAGAAAAGATAAGAATTTAGGAGAAATAACTATATTGCCGAAAACAgttaaaggaaaacagttttaaaaatccaCTTAAAAGTTTTGGAAAACTAGACTGAGGAAGGGGAAGAATTTCTTAATTTTCACAAAAGCATTAAATTAATAATAGAACAGttagaaaaacttattttcaggaaaaaaaccagatgTAACCAAGAAAGttgctgaaagctggaacaaattCAAATGAATGGATCAGCAGCTACTATGGGGATGATTTCTAAGAAATACAGCAACTGTTTTATCTTAGTGAAGCTAGGAAAATGTTACCTGTttacaaaaaaagtgaaaggcaTGGGGttaatgaaggaaaagaaattatttgggtAGGTGAAAGATGATACAGAATCTATGGCTGATACTACCTTTTATTCGACAGTCTAATGCCTTTCTTTAAAAGGGCATGGTTATCTTGAAtatcatgtgggtttttttcacttaaaggCTGTAAAATAAAAGGTAGCAAAAACTGTACTTGAAGGTATATTGACTAAATCAATTGAAAGTTAATATTGGAAGTAATGGTTTGACTAACAAACAGAATAACTAACTGTcttcctaactttttttttggtcattctataatttaaaataaactaataaaattaAAGTTAGTTAAAACCATCCATTTCTGTCTTAATCTCTTCTAATTTCATTAAGATGTCTATGCAAAACTAGCACATACTTTCACCTGCATTCAGAACCATTCAATCCAGTAGTATTCTCCCACAGATCTTTTGACAATCCtgctagatattttttttttttttttttaaaatgtatttctactCACCAATGGCATTTTGGTTAAATAACTGCTGAAAAGGCTTGATTGCAGCATAATTGCTAGACCCATTAATGTGTATTACAATAAGATTGTCAACCTCTTCAGGATCAATATGAGTCACTGAAAATCTGCACTCAGTATTCCTGTTCCACTTGTCTTTGATATAATCTTGACATTCTTCAGTGTATATCTCATACCTAAATTAAAATACTTGTGAGACATGATGCTCTTAAAGAAATTCACTGCTGACTAAAATGGGAGAAAACACCAACCTGTAAAATAGAAAGTACTTGGTATCTTCAGGTGCCCCTTGGCCAGGAAGCCAAGTGCAATGGAGAGAAACAGTACTAGAAATGGTGATGCGAGTAACACAGGACAAATTAGTGACAGATGTCTCTGGAGCACCTAGAGAGTCAAGGAAttataaagcagaaagaaaaaccttATTGCAAAAGTCGTAAGAAATTAATGTTGCTAAAACACTTTGATTACAGTCTTTGGTCCATTATATCTATGTCTCTTGTATCCAATTCTCTTCCTTATCACAGAGGTCTCTCAGTTATGGCTGGATGAAGATTCCCAAACAGCGTAAGTAAAGCTGTACCACACAGCACCATTACATACTTCACGTGCACCAAGGCAACATGATCTTTTAATATCCTAGAATGTATGAAAGTAGGTTATCTTAGCCTTAGCAAGGAGTTTTTAGAAAATTGTATATGGGTTATCCATGTTCTGCACCTCCAGATTGTACCTCAGGTTTCACAGCAGTAGCGAAAGGCACGAACTAAATAATTTTGTAAGATCAGTGTAGCAGGTAGAAgggaaaatgctgcatttttcaaGTATTAAACCTGTCACCTTTTGATGTCTAGTCCACAGAATGGGGCAGAACACAAAACCCCCCCTACATTTCTTCTTACCTGGCAGAGGCGGGATTTTTTCCTTCACCCAGTCACTTCTCATCTGAAAGTCATCATGGAGAAGTAACGTCCGAACGTGTGCGGAGAAACCATTGTGCAGTGCAGCTGTTCGGATACTGTAAGTCTTCTTTGTATcatacttgaaataaaaaaaaaagtatcaaataAGCATCACATATGATGGAAGCTGAATTAAGGGACCTGCAAAGACTGAGCCAGTCTTTGCAAAGAGGCAAATGAGCCAGCTAGCTTAGCTGTTATATTAAGTGTATAAAGCTAGAGAGTACAAATAATCCACACAAGAAGTGTGTAAGGTTTCTCGTTTAAGACAGCAGGACCCTTATCTTAACAAAACTTTGTCTATAGCATACAGCTGTGATGAAACATGGTCTGGCATTTGAATGATACCCTGGCATTAATGTGAATTAAGTGAGCTGACTTGAACTGGGAGTGATACCACTTAAAACCAGTATCCAGCTTCCCCCCAAGATATGAACGCTGCAGAGGCTGCCAGTTCCCAGGCTAACCCTTGTCCCAGCAGATCTGCCAGTGCTCAAAGTATATGTTATTGATAGAAAAGAATAAGTATTCAATATGTCATGCCTACTGCACCCTGGTTTGGTGCAATATGTTTAACTCAACAGGAATTTAACCTGCATATGATACTGGACTTATTTTTTATCCTACCTCTTCAGGCACAGGGCTTAGGATTTTCACATCGTATCTAATGGTGTAGTTTTTTTGTTCTTGATTAGGGTTTGGTTTCCAGTGTAAAAGTACTTGTGCTAATGCAGAGACTGTAAGGGTCAGGTTAACAGGTGGGAAAACCTGAACtgtaaaggagaaaacaaaaatattcataacACAGTCATCCAGTGAATTGTTTAGAGCAATAACTGTTTACAAGCAATGAGCAAtacaaggaaataatttcatttcaatATTATATTCTCTCAACAGCTTCTTATAAAATGATTCTAATattcaaaaaaatctttagatAACAACCAAAACTTCATCAAATAAAGGTTTACTTAAAActtagcttaaaaaaatattttttacaacaGTTTCAACTTGAAAATCACAATGCTATATTACACTTGGCTTGTTAATTAGGTTTAGGTTTTACAACTGGATTCTTATAGCCACATAGACACTGGGCATCTGTACTGAAACGGAGCTGATCAAGTCATCAACCGTACGAAGAATTCGTACGAGCATAAGCTTGCAAAAGAGCATAATGTGGGGGCTTTCCAAGAGAAGGCTGACAGCCACAAGAAGTTATATgtg
Protein-coding regions in this window:
- the IL5RA gene encoding interleukin-5 receptor subunit alpha isoform X2, whose product is MAILIYHLKIMASMMRTFLILLWTTNLVQPNIPQAAGVQVFPPVNLTLTVSALAQVLLHWKPNPNQEQKNYTIRYDVKILSPVPEEYDTKKTYSIRTAALHNGFSAHVRTLLLHDDFQMRSDWVKEKIPPLPGAPETSVTNLSCVTRITISSTVSLHCTWLPGQGAPEDTKYFLFYRYEIYTEECQDYIKDKWNRNTECRFSVTHIDPEEVDNLIVIHINGSSNYAAIKPFQQLFNQNAIEKVNVPRNVTVFLEQNDLLATWEKPISPFPKECFEYEFYLFNLKSGNKQILKISSNDFRLRIDVTSRYSIQIRANHHICCMRGFWSDWSEIIYVGQNKLENPVAWILAVLCVSTCCTFLLIAIICKIVLQKRTRPF
- the IL5RA gene encoding interleukin-5 receptor subunit alpha isoform X1, which gives rise to MAILIYHLKIMASMMRTFLILLWTTNLVQPNIPQAAGVQVFPPVNLTLTVSALAQVLLHWKPNPNQEQKNYTIRYDVKILSPVPEEYDTKKTYSIRTAALHNGFSAHVRTLLLHDDFQMRSDWVKEKIPPLPGAPETSVTNLSCVTRITISSTVSLHCTWLPGQGAPEDTKYFLFYRYEIYTEECQDYIKDKWNRNTECRFSVTHIDPEEVDNLIVIHINGSSNYAAIKPFQQLFNQNAIEKVNVPRNVTVFLEQNDLLATWEKPISPFPKECFEYEFYLFNLKSGNKQILKISSNDFRLRIDVTSRYSIQIRANHHICCMRGFWSDWSEIIYVGQNKLENPVAWILAVLCVSTCCTFLLIAIICKINHVWSKLFPPIPSPSNKFRDPFPNDYERARTCTSETETEFGSFAEDLYCSALDDSVF